Proteins encoded in a region of the Mycobacterium branderi genome:
- a CDS encoding TetR/AcrR family transcriptional regulator, with product MPSENGLSRREELLAVATKLFAARGYHGTRMDDVADVVGLNKATVYHYYASKSLILYDIYQQAAERTLAAVHDDPSISAREALYQYTVRLLNQIAANPEGAAVYFQEQPYITEWFTEEQVAAVREKEIQVYEHVHGLIDRGIASGEFYECDSHVLALGYIGMTLGAYRWLRPHGRRTAQEIAAEFSTALLRGLIRDETIRAESPLGVKTEIETAGQSS from the coding sequence ATGCCATCCGAGAACGGGCTCTCCCGCCGCGAAGAGTTGCTGGCCGTTGCCACCAAACTGTTTGCCGCACGCGGCTACCACGGTACCCGGATGGACGACGTCGCCGACGTCGTCGGGCTGAACAAGGCCACGGTCTACCACTACTACGCCAGCAAGTCGCTGATCCTCTACGACATCTACCAGCAGGCTGCCGAGCGCACGCTGGCGGCAGTGCACGACGACCCGTCGATCTCCGCGCGCGAGGCGCTGTATCAGTACACGGTGCGACTGCTCAACCAGATCGCGGCCAACCCCGAAGGCGCGGCGGTGTACTTCCAGGAGCAGCCCTACATCACCGAGTGGTTCACCGAGGAACAGGTCGCCGCCGTGCGCGAGAAGGAGATCCAGGTCTACGAGCACGTGCATGGCCTCATCGACCGCGGCATCGCCAGCGGCGAGTTCTACGAATGCGATTCGCATGTGCTGGCACTGGGCTATATCGGGATGACGCTGGGCGCCTACCGGTGGCTGCGGCCACACGGCCGTCGCACCGCGCAGGAGATCGCCGCCGAGTTCAGCACCGCGCTGCTGCGGGGCCTGATTCGCGACGAGACGATCCGTGCGGAGTCACCGCTCGGCGTCAAAACCGAAATCGAAACAGCCGGTCAGAGTTCCTGA
- a CDS encoding NAD(P)(+) transhydrogenase (Re/Si-specific) subunit beta — MSYLVTVLYIISFALFIYGLMGLTGPKTAVRGNLIAALGMAIAVAATLILIRHTHHWPLIIAGLVLGVVLGVPPARLTKMTAMPQLVAFFNGVGGGTVALIALSEFIDTTGFSAFPPDESPTAHVVVASLFGAIIGSISFWGSLVAFGKLQEIISGRPIGIGKAQQPLNLLLLAGAIAAAVVIGLGAQPGSGGVSLWWMIGLLAAAGVLGLMVVLPIGGADMPVVISMLNAMTGLSAAAAGLALNNTAMIVAGMIVGASGSILTNLMAKAMNRSIPAIVAGGFGGGGVAPGGGDGGDKHVKSTSAADAAIQMAYANQVIVVPGYGLAVAQAQHAVKDMATLLESRGVPVKYAIHPVAGRMPGHMNVLLAEAEVDYDAMKDMDDINDEFARTDVTIVIGANDVTNPAARNEASSPIYGMPILNVDKSKSVIVLKRSMNSGFAGIDNPLFYAEGTTMLFGDAKKSVSEVTEELKAL, encoded by the coding sequence ATGAGCTACCTCGTCACGGTTCTCTACATCATCTCGTTCGCGCTGTTCATCTACGGGCTGATGGGCCTGACCGGGCCCAAGACCGCGGTGCGCGGCAACTTGATCGCCGCGCTCGGCATGGCGATCGCCGTGGCCGCCACGCTGATCCTGATCCGGCACACCCATCACTGGCCGCTGATCATCGCCGGCCTGGTGCTCGGCGTGGTGCTCGGCGTGCCGCCGGCGCGGCTGACCAAGATGACGGCGATGCCGCAACTGGTGGCGTTCTTCAACGGCGTCGGCGGTGGCACCGTCGCCTTGATCGCACTCTCGGAATTCATTGACACGACCGGCTTTTCGGCGTTCCCGCCGGATGAGTCACCGACCGCGCACGTCGTGGTGGCGTCGTTGTTCGGCGCCATCATCGGGTCGATTTCGTTCTGGGGCTCACTGGTCGCGTTCGGCAAGCTGCAGGAGATCATCTCCGGCAGGCCGATCGGTATCGGCAAGGCGCAACAGCCGCTGAACCTGCTGCTGCTGGCCGGCGCCATCGCCGCCGCGGTGGTCATCGGGCTCGGCGCCCAGCCGGGCAGCGGCGGGGTGTCGTTGTGGTGGATGATCGGGTTGCTGGCCGCCGCCGGCGTGCTGGGGCTGATGGTGGTGCTGCCCATCGGCGGTGCCGACATGCCCGTCGTCATCTCGATGCTGAACGCGATGACCGGTCTTTCGGCGGCGGCCGCGGGGTTGGCGCTGAACAACACCGCGATGATCGTCGCCGGCATGATCGTCGGCGCCTCGGGTTCGATCCTGACGAATTTGATGGCCAAGGCGATGAACCGCTCCATCCCAGCGATCGTGGCGGGCGGGTTCGGCGGCGGCGGGGTGGCGCCGGGCGGCGGCGACGGCGGCGACAAGCACGTCAAGTCCACCTCGGCGGCCGATGCCGCGATCCAGATGGCCTACGCCAACCAGGTGATCGTGGTGCCGGGTTACGGGCTGGCGGTCGCGCAGGCCCAGCATGCGGTCAAGGACATGGCCACGCTGCTGGAAAGCCGTGGCGTGCCGGTCAAATACGCGATCCACCCGGTCGCCGGCCGGATGCCCGGCCACATGAACGTGCTGCTGGCCGAGGCCGAGGTCGACTACGACGCGATGAAGGACATGGACGACATCAACGACGAGTTCGCTCGCACCGACGTCACGATCGTCATCGGCGCCAACGACGTCACCAACCCGGCCGCCCGCAACGAGGCGTCCAGCCCGATCTACGGCATGCCAATCCTCAACGTGGACAAGTCCAAGTCGGTGATCGTGCTCAAGCGGTCGATGAATTCGGGGTTCGCGGGCATCGACAACCCGCTGTTCTACGCCGAGGGCACCACGATGCTGTTCGGCGATGCCAAGAAGTCGGTGTCAGAAGTGACTGAGGAGCTCAAGGCCCTCTGA
- a CDS encoding NAD(P) transhydrogenase subunit alpha, which produces MYDELLANLAILVLSGFVGFAVISKVPNTLHTPLMSGTNAIHGIVVLGALLVLGTIEHPSPALQIILFVALVFGTLNVIGGFIVTDRMLGMFKGKKPAPVKSEEPVAK; this is translated from the coding sequence ATGTACGACGAACTTCTGGCCAACCTGGCGATCCTGGTGCTGTCCGGGTTCGTCGGCTTTGCCGTGATCTCCAAAGTGCCCAACACACTGCACACCCCGCTGATGTCGGGCACCAACGCCATCCACGGCATCGTGGTGCTCGGCGCGCTGCTGGTGCTCGGAACGATCGAACACCCGTCGCCCGCGTTGCAGATCATCCTGTTCGTTGCCTTGGTGTTCGGCACGCTGAACGTGATCGGCGGTTTCATCGTCACCGACCGGATGCTGGGCATGTTCAAGGGCAAGAAGCCCGCTCCGGTGAAATCCGAGGAGCCGGTGGCGAAATGA
- a CDS encoding Re/Si-specific NAD(P)(+) transhydrogenase subunit alpha: protein MTETQTTVGVVAESGADERRVALVPKAVGPLVKSGVGVVVESGAGERALLPDELYTEAGASIGDAWAADIVVKVAPPTAEEVTRLHKGQTLIGFLAPRNADNQIDALTKAGVQAFALEAIPRISRAQAMDALSSQANVAGYKAVLLAASESTRFFPMLTTAAGTVKPATVLVLGVGVAGLQALATAKRLGARTSGYDVRPEVADQVRSVGAQWLDVGIDASGEGGYARELTDEERAQQQKALEEAITGFDVVITTALVPGKPAPRLVTAAAVQGMKPGSVVVDLAGEAGGNCELTEPGKTVVKHDVTIAAPLNLPATMPEHASELYSKNITALLELLIKDGKLAPDFDDEVVAAACVTRREDS, encoded by the coding sequence ATGACGGAAACGCAGACGACGGTCGGGGTGGTCGCCGAGTCCGGGGCCGACGAGCGACGGGTCGCGCTGGTGCCCAAGGCGGTCGGCCCGCTGGTCAAGAGCGGCGTCGGGGTGGTCGTGGAATCCGGCGCCGGGGAGCGCGCGTTGCTTCCCGACGAGCTCTACACCGAGGCCGGAGCCAGCATCGGCGATGCCTGGGCCGCCGACATCGTCGTCAAGGTGGCACCCCCGACCGCGGAAGAGGTCACTCGACTCCATAAAGGCCAGACGCTGATCGGGTTCCTGGCGCCGCGCAACGCCGACAACCAGATCGACGCGCTGACCAAGGCCGGCGTGCAGGCCTTTGCGCTGGAGGCGATCCCGCGGATCTCCCGGGCCCAGGCGATGGACGCATTGTCGTCGCAAGCCAACGTGGCCGGCTACAAGGCTGTGCTGCTGGCGGCCTCCGAGTCGACCCGGTTCTTCCCGATGCTGACCACGGCGGCGGGCACGGTGAAGCCGGCCACGGTGTTGGTCCTCGGCGTCGGGGTGGCGGGCCTGCAGGCGCTGGCGACGGCCAAGCGGCTCGGGGCGCGCACCTCCGGCTACGACGTGCGCCCCGAGGTGGCCGACCAGGTGCGCTCGGTCGGCGCGCAATGGCTGGACGTGGGTATCGACGCGTCCGGTGAGGGCGGCTACGCCCGCGAGCTCACCGACGAGGAACGCGCGCAGCAGCAGAAGGCCTTGGAGGAGGCCATCACCGGGTTCGACGTGGTGATCACCACCGCGCTGGTGCCGGGCAAGCCGGCGCCGCGGCTGGTGACCGCTGCGGCGGTGCAAGGCATGAAACCCGGCAGCGTGGTTGTCGACCTCGCGGGGGAGGCAGGCGGGAACTGTGAGCTCACCGAGCCGGGCAAAACCGTCGTCAAACACGACGTCACGATCGCCGCGCCGCTGAACCTGCCGGCGACCATGCCCGAGCACGCCAGCGAGCTCTACAGCAAGAACATCACCGCGCTGCTGGAACTGCTGATCAAGGACGGCAAGCTGGCCCCGGATTTCGACGACGAAGTCGTAGCCGCCGCCTGTGTGACACGCAGAGAGGACAGCTAG
- a CDS encoding nuclear transport factor 2 family protein has product MPETRPPLPPFTLETAMQKVQSAEDAWNTRDPEKVAAAYTVDSHWRNRDLHIVGRDEIVAFLTRKWQIELDYCLRKSLWAFSGNRIAVRFQYEWHDDAGQWYRSYGNELWEFADTGLMSRREASINDVAIAESERRYFGPRPEAEYGADIPLW; this is encoded by the coding sequence ATGCCCGAGACCCGACCGCCGCTTCCGCCGTTCACGCTCGAGACCGCAATGCAGAAGGTCCAGTCCGCCGAGGACGCCTGGAATACCCGCGACCCGGAAAAGGTCGCGGCCGCCTACACGGTCGATTCGCACTGGCGCAACCGCGACCTGCACATCGTCGGGCGCGACGAGATCGTCGCCTTTCTGACCCGCAAGTGGCAGATCGAACTCGACTATTGCCTGCGCAAAAGCCTGTGGGCGTTCAGCGGAAACCGGATCGCGGTGCGGTTCCAGTACGAATGGCACGACGACGCCGGCCAGTGGTATCGCAGCTACGGCAACGAGCTGTGGGAGTTCGCCGACACCGGCCTGATGTCGCGGCGGGAAGCCAGCATCAACGACGTCGCGATCGCCGAGTCCGAACGCCGCTACTTCGGGCCACGCCCCGAAGCGGAGTACGGCGCGGACATCCCGCTGTGGTGA